In Rhizobium sp. N324, a single genomic region encodes these proteins:
- a CDS encoding LysR family transcriptional regulator, with protein sequence MHLGALFISHHVLTSGSVRKTARRFQLSPSTVSTAIRHLETELAIKLTERASGELVTLLASGRVLDGLAPITAAIGELGQFTGHDAAAADAAAAWASRISVKIVTIERFLEVADQGSINRAARRLRLGQPQLSLQLANLEKFLGHRLFERQAHGSVLTEEGRRAYQIFTTISQAWNDLKSSADERYRRAARSLRIGSIIPTGSESWVARCLGSLVSEWNARRSNNAISLVSMTADDLREALKSGRIDVAILDSVFGLDDFRHRELLQTDMVVIAPPDSTGTTVADLVAGHAICMPSPRTGLGHAAMAFSDERAPNRRLRSRDITAADSLPVIVDLVANHGYVSFLGRVSAMPIADKVRIVDLDEYLPMSYHVAYNHRKAAADASAAIIEAAARLTSEAVAQTVARAQARESAA encoded by the coding sequence TTGCATCTCGGTGCCCTGTTCATAAGCCATCATGTCCTCACCTCCGGTTCGGTCCGTAAGACGGCGCGGCGTTTCCAGCTGTCGCCTTCCACCGTCTCGACGGCGATCCGCCATCTCGAGACCGAACTGGCGATCAAGCTAACGGAACGCGCATCCGGCGAACTGGTGACGCTGCTTGCCAGCGGCCGAGTACTGGATGGCCTGGCGCCGATCACCGCCGCGATCGGTGAGCTCGGTCAATTCACCGGTCATGATGCCGCGGCCGCCGACGCCGCCGCGGCCTGGGCATCGCGCATTTCCGTCAAGATCGTCACCATCGAGCGGTTTCTCGAAGTCGCCGATCAGGGCAGCATCAATCGTGCCGCGCGCCGCCTTCGCCTGGGTCAGCCGCAGCTTTCGCTTCAGCTTGCCAATCTGGAGAAATTTCTGGGTCACCGGCTGTTCGAGCGGCAGGCGCATGGCTCGGTGCTGACGGAGGAGGGCAGGCGTGCCTACCAGATCTTCACGACGATCAGCCAGGCGTGGAACGATCTGAAGTCGTCGGCGGACGAGCGTTATCGGCGCGCGGCCCGGTCGCTGCGCATCGGCTCGATCATCCCCACCGGCTCGGAAAGCTGGGTGGCGCGCTGCCTGGGCTCGCTGGTTTCCGAATGGAATGCGCGGCGCAGCAACAATGCGATCTCGCTCGTTTCGATGACCGCCGACGATCTGCGCGAGGCGCTGAAGAGCGGCCGCATCGATGTGGCGATCCTGGATTCGGTCTTCGGCCTGGACGACTTCCGCCATCGCGAACTGCTGCAGACCGATATGGTGGTGATCGCACCGCCCGATAGTACCGGAACCACGGTCGCCGATCTCGTCGCCGGCCACGCTATCTGCATGCCGAGCCCGCGCACCGGCCTCGGCCACGCGGCCATGGCCTTCAGCGATGAACGTGCGCCCAACCGGCGCTTGCGCAGCCGGGATATCACCGCCGCGGATTCGCTGCCCGTCATCGTCGACCTCGTCGCCAATCACGGCTACGTCTCCTTTCTCGGCCGCGTCAGCGCCATGCCGATCGCCGATAAGGTGCGCATTGTCGATCTCGACGAATATCTGCCGATGTCATATCACGTCGCCTACAACCATCGTAAAGCCGCCGCCGATGCCTCTGCCGCCATAATCGAGGCGGCGGCGAGACTTACGTCGGAAGCCGTCGCGCAGACTGTGGCGCGCGCGCAAGCCAGGGAGAGTGCCGCGTGA
- a CDS encoding copper homeostasis protein CutC: protein MTVLLEVCVDSADGLAAAIEGGADRIELCSALELGGLTPLPSLMRIAARARIPVYAMIRPHAGPFIFGSADEEAMLLDIDAVRAAGLAGVVIGANRPDGTLDMPLIHRLKAHAAGLGSTLHRAFDLVPDADRALEQAVELGVERILTSGCALKAADGIETLKRLSDKAAGRISIMPGSGIRPANVGAILQATGAREVHGSCSSPVESADPRAVAFGFEAKSSNRTDSAVVREMCRAIASMEL from the coding sequence GTGACCGTCCTGCTGGAAGTGTGTGTGGATAGCGCCGACGGCCTTGCCGCCGCCATCGAGGGCGGCGCCGACCGCATCGAGCTCTGCTCGGCGCTGGAGCTCGGCGGTCTGACGCCTTTGCCGAGCTTGATGCGGATCGCCGCTAGGGCGCGCATTCCTGTTTATGCGATGATCCGCCCGCATGCCGGACCCTTCATCTTCGGCAGCGCCGACGAGGAAGCGATGCTGCTCGATATCGATGCCGTGCGCGCCGCCGGCCTTGCCGGCGTCGTCATCGGCGCCAACCGGCCGGACGGTACGCTCGACATGCCGCTGATCCACCGCCTGAAGGCGCATGCTGCCGGCTTGGGATCAACGCTGCACCGGGCTTTCGATCTGGTGCCGGATGCCGATCGGGCGCTGGAACAGGCGGTCGAACTCGGCGTTGAGCGCATCCTGACCTCGGGTTGCGCGTTGAAGGCCGCGGATGGCATCGAAACGCTGAAACGCCTCTCGGACAAGGCCGCCGGGCGTATCTCCATCATGCCCGGCAGCGGCATCCGCCCCGCCAATGTCGGCGCAATATTGCAGGCGACCGGCGCCCGCGAGGTGCATGGTTCCTGCAGCTCGCCTGTGGAAAGCGCCGACCCCCGTGCGGTTGCCTTCGGCTTCGAAGCGAAGAGCAGCAATAGGACAGACAGTGCGGTTGTCAGGGAGATGTGCAGGGCGATTGCGTCAATGGAGCTTTAG
- a CDS encoding zinc-binding alcohol dehydrogenase family protein produces MKAVVCREPGVLEIVERPSPAAPAPGWVRLAVSHVGICGTDYHIFEGKHPFLEYPRVMGHEVSATVLEAGDGVAMAAGTPVIVNPYLSCGQCVACIKGKPNCCTNIKVLGVHTDGAFCEEISVPAGNLYAAEGLSLEAAATVEFLAIGAHAVRRSMTGAGAKALVIGAGPIGLGAAIFSRIAGHEVTLLDTSAERLQMAAERFGFTSGIVANEMTADAVREKTNGDGFDVVFDATGYGPSMEKAFSFVAHGGALVLVSVVKDDIRFSDPEFHKREMTLIGSRNATRADFEHVADSIAKRLVPVDKLITHRTTLADAPRDLARWAHEKSGLIKAVIRVGG; encoded by the coding sequence ATGAAAGCAGTTGTTTGCCGGGAGCCCGGCGTGCTCGAGATCGTCGAGCGTCCTTCGCCTGCGGCACCGGCGCCCGGCTGGGTTCGGCTCGCCGTCAGCCATGTCGGCATCTGTGGCACCGATTACCACATCTTCGAGGGCAAACATCCTTTCCTCGAATATCCCCGGGTGATGGGACATGAGGTCTCGGCGACGGTGCTGGAAGCCGGCGACGGCGTCGCCATGGCGGCGGGAACACCCGTCATCGTCAATCCCTATCTCTCCTGCGGCCAATGTGTCGCCTGCATCAAGGGCAAGCCGAATTGCTGCACCAATATCAAGGTGCTCGGCGTCCATACGGACGGCGCCTTCTGCGAGGAGATCTCGGTTCCGGCAGGCAACCTCTATGCCGCCGAGGGCTTAAGCCTCGAGGCAGCGGCAACCGTCGAGTTCCTGGCGATCGGCGCCCATGCGGTGCGCCGTTCGATGACCGGCGCCGGCGCCAAGGCGCTCGTCATCGGCGCCGGCCCGATCGGGCTCGGCGCGGCGATCTTCTCGCGCATTGCCGGCCATGAGGTGACGCTGCTCGATACCAGCGCCGAGCGGCTGCAGATGGCGGCCGAGCGCTTCGGCTTCACCTCCGGCATCGTCGCCAATGAAATGACCGCTGATGCCGTGCGGGAAAAAACCAATGGCGATGGTTTCGACGTGGTCTTCGATGCCACGGGTTACGGCCCATCGATGGAAAAAGCCTTCTCCTTCGTCGCCCATGGCGGCGCGCTGGTGCTGGTCAGCGTCGTCAAGGACGACATCCGCTTCTCCGATCCCGAATTCCACAAACGCGAAATGACGCTGATCGGCAGCCGCAACGCCACTCGCGCCGATTTCGAACATGTGGCGGATTCGATCGCCAAGCGGCTGGTGCCGGTGGATAAGCTGATCACCCATCGCACGACGCTTGCCGATGCGCCGCGCGATCTCGCCCGCTGGGCACATGAGAAGAGCGGGCTGATCAAGGCGGTGATCCGGGTTGGGGGTTAG
- a CDS encoding ABC transporter permease → MTATPTEIVAPPPRRKMNILFGLTLIGLLIFLWVVLGFVTESFWTPLNISNLLRQGAMTAILALGQTFVIITAGIDLSVGAIVGFCTVIIAWLLQAGVPLWGAIVLTLAIGVAIGAFHGFGIVHMGLPPFIITLATLTSLRGIGLLITNGSTISITDEGFSNFARADFLGIPSLFWMVILVAVPSFVFLHLSRWGRYLFAVGSNAEAARLSGVNVKGMIYLAYILSAGFAAFVGVLLASRIAIGNATQADGWELQAIASSVIGGTSLFGAVGSVHGPLIGAFILATINNGANLLNVNSFWQRIITGLLIIVIVFFDQLRRRKSN, encoded by the coding sequence ATGACTGCCACCCCCACCGAAATCGTCGCGCCGCCGCCACGCCGGAAGATGAACATCCTGTTCGGCCTGACCCTGATCGGCCTGCTGATCTTCCTCTGGGTCGTGCTCGGCTTCGTCACCGAGAGCTTCTGGACGCCGCTCAATATTTCCAACCTGCTGCGTCAAGGCGCAATGACGGCGATCCTGGCGCTCGGCCAGACCTTCGTCATCATCACCGCCGGCATCGATCTTTCCGTCGGCGCCATCGTCGGCTTCTGCACCGTCATCATCGCCTGGCTTTTGCAGGCGGGCGTGCCGCTTTGGGGGGCGATCGTGCTGACGCTCGCCATCGGCGTGGCGATCGGCGCCTTCCACGGCTTCGGCATCGTGCATATGGGCCTGCCACCCTTCATCATCACGCTGGCGACGCTGACATCGCTGCGCGGCATCGGCCTGCTGATCACCAACGGTTCGACGATCAGCATCACCGACGAGGGTTTCAGCAATTTCGCCCGCGCCGATTTCCTCGGCATTCCGAGCCTGTTCTGGATGGTCATCCTGGTGGCGGTGCCGTCCTTCGTCTTCCTGCATCTGAGCCGCTGGGGCCGCTATCTCTTCGCCGTCGGCTCGAACGCTGAAGCTGCGCGCCTTTCCGGCGTCAACGTCAAGGGCATGATCTACCTTGCCTATATCCTGTCGGCGGGCTTTGCCGCCTTCGTCGGCGTGCTGCTCGCCTCGCGCATCGCCATCGGCAATGCGACGCAGGCCGATGGCTGGGAACTGCAGGCGATCGCCTCCTCGGTCATCGGCGGCACCAGCCTGTTCGGCGCGGTCGGCTCGGTGCACGGGCCGCTGATCGGCGCCTTCATCCTCGCCACCATCAACAACGGCGCCAACCTTCTGAACGTCAACTCCTTCTGGCAGCGCATCATCACCGGTCTGCTGATCATCGTGATCGTCTTCTTCGACCAGCTGCGCCGCCGCAAGAGCAATTGA
- a CDS encoding sugar ABC transporter ATP-binding protein, whose amino-acid sequence MIGLEEVSHRHDDSATLKEANRIPTGSPILELKGLQKNYGHVQALKPATLTFLAGEIHAIVGENGAGKSTLIKLLTGVITRTAGEVLWCGQPVGLSTPNEAIARGINAVHQEVVLCRHLTVAANLFLGDEVNRYGLMRKKQMEKLAQAVLDDLGFGLPAGALLSSLTIGQQQLVATARAAMRGTQFLIFDEPTAYLTRQESAQLFKLIRRLQGEGVTIVYISHRMEEVFELADRVSVLRDGTHVGTRLIGETNDAELIALMINRSIEQIYHKEEIAIGETIVEVRGLSGPGFEDVSLSVKAGQIVGLYGLIGAGRSEFALGLYGRQPISAGDIQWMGKPVDIKNERTAMELGIALAPESRRDQGLCLNLPIGLNINLPVFGRLSHGPVINHARESANADGQIRNLSIKTPSRRVPASSMSGGNQQKIVIGKWLSHGARLFIFDEPTVGVDVGTKAEIYRLFAKLLKEGAGIILISSYLPEVYELADRLHVFRGGKLVASHDFHAATHEQVLSEAIGV is encoded by the coding sequence ATGATCGGACTGGAAGAGGTCAGTCATCGCCACGATGACAGCGCCACGCTGAAAGAAGCCAATCGCATTCCCACCGGATCGCCTATCCTCGAACTCAAGGGCCTGCAGAAGAATTACGGTCATGTGCAGGCGCTGAAGCCGGCGACGCTGACCTTTCTCGCCGGTGAAATCCACGCGATCGTCGGCGAAAACGGCGCCGGCAAATCCACCCTGATCAAATTGCTGACCGGCGTCATCACCCGCACGGCCGGCGAAGTGCTGTGGTGCGGCCAGCCTGTGGGCTTGTCGACACCGAACGAGGCGATCGCCCGCGGCATCAACGCCGTGCACCAGGAAGTCGTGCTCTGCCGGCACCTGACGGTCGCCGCCAACCTCTTCCTCGGCGACGAGGTGAACCGCTACGGCCTGATGCGCAAAAAGCAGATGGAGAAGCTGGCGCAGGCCGTGCTCGACGATCTCGGCTTCGGCCTGCCGGCCGGCGCGCTGCTGAGTTCGCTGACGATCGGCCAGCAGCAGCTGGTGGCAACCGCGCGCGCGGCAATGCGCGGCACCCAGTTCCTGATCTTCGACGAACCGACAGCCTATCTCACCCGCCAGGAATCGGCGCAGCTGTTCAAGCTGATCCGCCGCCTGCAGGGCGAAGGCGTCACCATCGTCTATATCAGCCACCGCATGGAGGAAGTCTTCGAGCTTGCCGATCGTGTCTCGGTGCTGCGCGACGGCACCCATGTCGGCACGCGGCTGATCGGCGAAACCAACGATGCCGAGCTGATCGCGCTGATGATCAACCGCTCGATCGAACAGATCTACCACAAGGAAGAGATCGCCATCGGCGAGACGATCGTCGAGGTCCGCGGACTTTCCGGCCCGGGCTTCGAAGACGTGTCGCTCAGCGTCAAAGCCGGGCAGATCGTCGGTCTCTACGGGTTGATCGGCGCCGGGCGCAGCGAATTCGCGCTCGGCCTCTACGGGCGCCAGCCGATCAGCGCAGGCGACATCCAGTGGATGGGCAAGCCTGTCGATATTAAGAACGAACGCACGGCGATGGAGCTCGGCATTGCGCTGGCGCCGGAAAGCCGGCGCGACCAGGGGCTTTGCCTCAACCTGCCGATCGGCCTCAACATCAACCTGCCGGTGTTCGGACGGCTGAGCCACGGGCCCGTCATCAACCACGCGCGGGAATCGGCCAATGCCGACGGGCAGATCCGCAATCTCAGCATCAAGACGCCGAGCCGGCGCGTCCCGGCCTCCAGCATGTCGGGCGGCAACCAGCAGAAGATCGTCATCGGCAAGTGGCTGAGCCACGGTGCCCGGCTGTTCATCTTCGACGAACCCACAGTCGGCGTCGACGTCGGCACCAAGGCGGAAATCTACAGGCTGTTCGCCAAGCTGCTGAAGGAGGGGGCGGGCATCATTCTGATCTCATCCTACCTGCCCGAGGTCTACGAACTGGCCGACCGGCTGCATGTCTTCCGCGGCGGCAAGCTCGTCGCGAGCCATGATTTCCACGCGGCGACGCATGAACAAGTGCTCAGCGAAGCGATCGGTGTCTGA
- a CDS encoding ABC transporter substrate-binding protein, with translation MTIVKSLLSRRAFTALAGAAVIATAMPVTSFAADVTIPIIVKDTTSFYWQIVLAGARKAGQDLGVKVPELGAQAESDINGQISILENAVAGKPAAIVISPTEFKALGKPIDEAAKSVPIIGIDSGADSKAFKSFLTTDNVQGGRIAADGLAAAIKEMTGKEEGDIVILTNLPGVGSLEQRREGFLDQIKTKHPGLKVIADKYGDGQATTGLNMMTDLITANPKLVGVFASNLILAQGVGQAIAENKLGDKIKVIGFDSDDKTVGFLKDGAIAGLVVQDPYRMGYDGIKTALAVSKGEKVEANVDTGANLVTKANMADPKIDALLNPKIK, from the coding sequence ATGACCATCGTGAAATCCCTTCTGTCGCGCCGCGCCTTTACCGCGCTTGCCGGCGCCGCCGTCATTGCCACGGCGATGCCGGTCACGTCCTTTGCCGCCGACGTGACGATCCCGATCATCGTCAAGGACACGACGTCCTTCTACTGGCAGATCGTGCTGGCCGGCGCCCGCAAGGCAGGCCAGGATCTCGGCGTCAAGGTGCCGGAACTCGGCGCCCAGGCAGAATCCGACATCAATGGCCAGATCAGCATTCTGGAGAACGCCGTTGCCGGCAAGCCGGCCGCTATCGTCATTTCGCCGACCGAATTCAAGGCGCTCGGCAAGCCGATCGATGAAGCCGCCAAGTCGGTTCCGATCATCGGCATCGACTCCGGCGCCGACTCCAAGGCGTTCAAGTCGTTCCTGACGACCGACAACGTCCAGGGCGGCCGCATCGCCGCCGATGGTCTTGCCGCTGCCATTAAGGAGATGACGGGCAAGGAAGAAGGCGACATCGTCATCCTCACCAATCTTCCCGGCGTCGGCTCGCTGGAACAGCGCCGCGAAGGCTTCCTGGATCAGATCAAGACCAAGCATCCCGGCCTGAAGGTCATCGCCGACAAGTATGGCGACGGCCAGGCGACGACCGGCCTCAACATGATGACCGACCTGATCACCGCCAACCCGAAGCTCGTCGGCGTCTTCGCCTCGAACCTCATCCTGGCGCAGGGCGTTGGCCAGGCGATCGCCGAAAACAAGCTCGGCGACAAGATCAAGGTCATCGGCTTCGACAGCGACGACAAGACGGTCGGCTTCCTCAAGGACGGCGCCATTGCCGGCCTCGTCGTTCAGGACCCCTATCGCATGGGCTATGACGGCATCAAGACCGCGCTTGCCGTCTCCAAGGGCGAGAAGGTCGAGGCCAATGTCGACACCGGCGCCAACCTCGTCACCAAGGCGAATATGGCCGATCCGAAGATCGACGCACTGCTGAACCCGAAGATCAAGTAA
- a CDS encoding RbsD/FucU family protein: protein MLKGIHPLLGPDLLHALKTMGHGDDIVIADANFPSGSMGPPVIRADGVSATAMAEAILAHMPLDTFVPETAWRMEVVGDPHAVPEVCAEFQQIVSRRAGDFAIVPVERFAFYAMARKAAYIVATTEFRLYGNLILKKGVVHPHEVDLGR from the coding sequence ATGCTCAAGGGTATTCATCCGCTGCTCGGCCCCGACCTGCTCCACGCATTGAAGACGATGGGACATGGCGACGACATCGTCATCGCGGACGCCAATTTCCCCTCGGGCTCGATGGGCCCGCCGGTCATTCGCGCCGACGGCGTCAGCGCCACCGCGATGGCCGAGGCGATCCTCGCCCACATGCCGCTCGACACCTTCGTGCCGGAAACGGCCTGGCGGATGGAGGTGGTCGGCGACCCGCACGCCGTGCCGGAGGTCTGCGCCGAGTTCCAGCAGATCGTCTCCAGGCGCGCCGGCGATTTTGCGATCGTGCCGGTCGAGCGTTTCGCCTTCTACGCGATGGCCCGCAAGGCTGCCTATATCGTCGCGACGACGGAATTCCGGCTGTATGGCAACCTGATTTTGAAAAAGGGCGTCGTGCATCCGCACGAGGTCGATCTCGGCCGGTAG
- a CDS encoding aldo/keto reductase yields the protein MKTRRIGKTGLEVTEISFGAAALGGLYRACPREVAMETLQAAWDSGIRYFDVAPWYGLGLAERRVGDFLRDQPDGSYVLSTKVGRLLRPVLTGTVPDYSYVDPLSFDADYDYSYDGIMRSVEFSYARLGLNRIDILYVHDIGGYTHGAAKNAVYQKQLLDSGIKALEELKSSGAIAAFGLGVNEVPVCLDVMRNADLDCILMAGRYTLLDRSAVAELLPLCRQKGTSLVVGGVFNSGILATGPVPGAHFDYMPADEEVLAKVGAMEAIAKRHGVPLAAPALQFPLREPIVASVLIGTAKPSSLIRNMEIVEPRLADEIYAEFEPYTLVAPPLGAEAVRV from the coding sequence ATGAAGACGAGACGCATCGGCAAGACCGGGCTCGAGGTGACCGAAATCAGCTTCGGCGCGGCAGCGCTCGGCGGTCTTTACCGCGCCTGCCCGCGCGAGGTAGCGATGGAAACGCTGCAGGCGGCCTGGGATAGCGGCATCCGCTATTTCGACGTAGCCCCCTGGTACGGACTCGGCCTGGCCGAACGCCGCGTCGGCGATTTCCTGCGCGACCAGCCTGATGGCTCTTACGTGCTCTCCACCAAGGTCGGCCGGCTGCTTCGGCCGGTGCTGACCGGCACCGTGCCCGATTACAGCTATGTCGATCCCCTCTCCTTCGATGCCGATTACGACTATTCCTATGACGGCATCATGCGCTCGGTCGAATTCAGCTATGCCCGCCTCGGCCTCAACCGCATCGATATTCTCTATGTGCACGACATCGGCGGCTATACGCATGGCGCGGCGAAGAATGCGGTCTACCAGAAGCAACTGCTCGATTCCGGCATCAAGGCGCTCGAAGAACTGAAATCCTCCGGTGCCATCGCCGCCTTCGGCCTCGGCGTCAACGAAGTGCCCGTCTGCCTCGACGTCATGCGCAACGCCGATCTCGACTGCATCCTGATGGCCGGCCGCTACACGCTGCTCGACCGCTCGGCCGTCGCCGAACTCTTGCCGCTCTGCAGGCAGAAGGGCACATCGCTGGTCGTCGGCGGCGTCTTCAACTCCGGCATTCTCGCCACCGGCCCGGTGCCGGGCGCCCATTTCGACTATATGCCGGCCGATGAGGAGGTGCTGGCCAAGGTCGGCGCCATGGAGGCGATCGCCAAGCGCCACGGCGTGCCGCTGGCCGCACCCGCCCTGCAGTTTCCGCTGCGCGAGCCGATCGTCGCATCGGTGCTGATCGGCACCGCCAAACCGTCGAGCCTGATCCGCAACATGGAGATCGTCGAGCCACGGCTTGCCGACGAGATCTATGCCGAATTCGAACCCTATACGCTGGTCGCGCCGCCGCTCGGCGCCGAAGCCGTCCGAGTCTGA
- a CDS encoding UxaA family hydrolase has translation MDKLPWIILSAGDNVAVATAAIAPGSTVAGIEARQKIEPGHKVAIADIPLGSPVVKYGQAIGRTTAEVKAGDHVHSHNLHFENDRLAATANSAPEAATADDKARTFMGYRRADGRAATRNYIGIIASVNCSTTVCRAIADEANRTILPHYEGIDGFVPIVHDQGCGMSSTGDGMNVLHRTLAGYTRHVNFGGVLMIGLGCEVNQLTLYGQSGAGASKRHFNIQDAGGSRRAVERAMGMLREIAADVGKEKRVPMSVGEIIIGLQCGGSDGFSGITANPALGVAADLLAAAGGTAILSETSEIYGAEHLLRSRAVSDDVARKLDEKIAWWEDYVALHGASLDNNPSPGNKRGGLTTILEKSLGAVAKGGRSPLTAVYGYAERVTAPGLVFMDTPGYDPVSATGQVAGGANMIAFTTGRGSCFGCRPAPSLKLSSNSALYASMEEDMDIDCGTIATGDATISGKGREIFELIVDTASGKKTKSELFGYGDNEFVPWHLGATL, from the coding sequence GTGGACAAACTGCCTTGGATCATCCTGTCGGCCGGCGACAATGTCGCGGTCGCAACGGCGGCCATCGCACCGGGTTCGACGGTTGCCGGCATCGAGGCCCGCCAAAAGATCGAGCCCGGCCACAAGGTGGCGATCGCGGATATTCCGCTCGGGTCTCCCGTGGTGAAATACGGACAGGCGATCGGCCGCACCACCGCCGAGGTCAAGGCCGGCGACCACGTGCATAGCCACAACCTGCATTTCGAAAACGACCGGCTGGCGGCGACCGCCAATTCGGCGCCGGAAGCAGCAACCGCCGACGACAAGGCGCGCACCTTCATGGGCTACCGCCGCGCCGACGGGCGGGCGGCGACGCGCAATTATATCGGCATCATCGCCAGCGTGAACTGTTCCACCACGGTCTGCCGGGCGATCGCCGACGAGGCCAACCGGACGATCCTGCCGCATTACGAGGGCATCGACGGTTTCGTGCCGATCGTGCACGATCAGGGCTGCGGCATGAGCTCGACCGGCGACGGCATGAACGTGCTGCACCGGACCCTTGCCGGCTACACCAGGCATGTCAATTTCGGCGGCGTGCTGATGATCGGCCTCGGCTGCGAGGTCAACCAGCTGACGCTTTACGGCCAGAGCGGCGCCGGCGCCTCCAAGCGGCATTTCAACATTCAGGATGCCGGCGGTTCGCGCCGCGCGGTCGAGCGCGCCATGGGCATGCTGCGCGAAATCGCCGCCGATGTCGGCAAGGAAAAACGTGTGCCGATGTCGGTCGGCGAGATCATCATCGGCCTGCAGTGCGGCGGCTCGGACGGCTTTTCCGGCATCACCGCCAATCCGGCGCTGGGTGTCGCGGCCGATCTGCTGGCAGCGGCCGGCGGCACGGCGATCCTGTCGGAAACCTCGGAAATCTACGGCGCCGAACATCTGCTGCGCAGCCGTGCGGTCAGCGACGACGTGGCCAGGAAGCTCGACGAGAAGATCGCCTGGTGGGAGGACTATGTCGCCCTGCACGGCGCCTCGCTCGACAACAATCCCTCGCCCGGCAACAAGCGCGGCGGTCTCACCACCATCCTGGAAAAATCGCTCGGCGCGGTCGCCAAGGGCGGGCGCTCGCCGCTGACGGCGGTCTATGGTTATGCCGAGCGGGTCACCGCCCCCGGCCTCGTCTTCATGGACACACCCGGCTACGACCCGGTCTCGGCGACCGGCCAGGTGGCCGGCGGGGCGAATATGATCGCCTTCACCACGGGCCGTGGCAGCTGCTTCGGCTGCCGGCCGGCGCCGTCGCTGAAGCTTTCCAGCAATTCGGCGCTCTACGCCTCGATGGAAGAGGACATGGACATCGATTGCGGCACGATCGCCACCGGCGACGCGACGATCAGCGGCAAGGGCCGCGAGATCTTCGAGCTCATCGTCGACACGGCCTCCGGCAAGAAGACCAAGAGCGAACTCTTCGGCTACGGCGACAATGAATTCGTGCCGTGGCATCTGGGCGCGACGCTGTGA
- a CDS encoding GntR family transcriptional regulator, with protein MARQNTVFKEAYNRYAVALRTDTALPSEPEIAAQLGVSRSTARAILTRLSEEGIIRWNKRQKIVLRQPTDHDLFPSEETDSLHDIIERSFMQRILADDAAPGMQINELELAREIGTGTTSVREFLIRFSRFGLIEKRPNSHWTLKGFTREFALELADVREMFELHSAAEFGRLARDSQAWTDLAAIRDEHHAMLADINQRFKDFSVLDERFHLLIHRASKNRFIADFYDAIAIVFHYHYQWNKTAARERNERAIHEHLDYIAALESGDQAAIEKACRIHLRSARQTLLQSLPQLATESG; from the coding sequence GTGGCAAGGCAGAATACGGTCTTCAAGGAAGCCTACAACAGGTATGCCGTCGCCCTGCGCACGGATACGGCACTGCCCTCGGAACCGGAGATCGCCGCCCAGCTCGGCGTCAGCCGCTCGACGGCCCGCGCCATCCTCACCCGTCTCAGCGAAGAAGGCATCATCCGCTGGAACAAGCGCCAGAAGATCGTGTTGCGCCAGCCGACGGACCACGACCTCTTTCCCTCCGAAGAAACCGACTCCCTGCACGATATCATCGAGCGCAGCTTCATGCAGCGCATCCTCGCCGACGATGCGGCGCCCGGCATGCAGATCAACGAGCTGGAGCTTGCCCGCGAAATCGGCACCGGCACAACGAGCGTGCGCGAATTCCTGATCCGCTTCTCCCGCTTCGGCCTGATCGAGAAACGGCCGAACAGCCACTGGACGCTGAAGGGCTTCACCCGCGAATTCGCCCTCGAACTGGCCGATGTGCGCGAGATGTTCGAGCTGCATTCCGCCGCCGAATTCGGCCGGCTTGCCAGGGATAGCCAGGCCTGGACCGACCTCGCCGCCATCCGCGACGAACATCACGCCATGCTTGCCGACATCAACCAGCGCTTCAAGGATTTCTCCGTCCTCGACGAGCGCTTCCATCTGCTGATCCACCGCGCCTCGAAGAACCGCTTCATCGCCGATTTCTACGACGCCATCGCCATCGTCTTCCACTATCACTACCAGTGGAACAAGACCGCCGCCCGCGAACGCAACGAGCGCGCCATCCACGAACATCTGGATTATATCGCCGCGCTTGAATCCGGCGACCAGGCCGCCATCGAGAAAGCCTGCCGCATCCACCTGCGCTCCGCCCGCCAGACCCTGCTGCAATCCCTGCCGCAGCTGGCGACGGAGAGCGGTTGA